The DNA window CATACCAAAGAAAAATCTAGTTCCACACACATTTAGCAGATGTAAACACTTATATCAGTCATAATGGCACACATCACTTTCATCGTAAACTAATTACATGATTTAAAGACTTGACAGACATTTGGACGGAAATGGAATGGGTTTTCAGTGCAGCCGCAGAAACAAAAAGCGACAGAGCTAGAACAGCAGAGGAGAACGTGTTCAAAGACACACATGATCAAACAGGATACATGTTGAGCACTCATGTCTGTCCGAGAGGAAACATGACTCAAGATCTACACtccagtttccttcctctttactGATTCTTGTAACCTCTGGTCCAGTCTGGTTTTGGACAGTGTCTGAGGCCTGAGTTTAGGGCCAGAGACAGGGGGACAGTTCTCATCTGGCTCTTCATCACAGACGGAGGAGCGACGCTTCGCTGGGATGGAGTCCACCTGTTGAACTCTAGCTGGAGCCCCCTGCTGTTGAGTGATGGCGGTGCGGAGGCAGTTGAGCCACTGCTGCTTGTGGTAGACGTCGCTGACGTGCAGGGTGTGGGACTGGCCGTGGGAGGGGTCCAGCGAACGCACACGGAAAACATTCTTAGCTAGAAAGGCACAAAGAGGGAAAGGGAACTGTCAGGAATGATAAAAGGCTGCACAATCTAGAAATACGCTTCTTAATGACACTTCCTGGACACGTGCCTTCAGGATTGTACAGCAATAATCCTAAATCCGCTAACCCACCATAAATGTATAGTGGATTAGCTGTAGATATATTctcaaaaaagtttttatttgaattccTCTTTCAGCACAAGAGATTTACTTGCCAGTAAAGCAAAGGGAAGGGGGTAGCTTAGAGTGAATTATGACAAGACTCAGCATGTCGACGTGCTCTATAGAGCATTTTAGTGTCTTAACTATTGTGGTTTTACAGCCTGTATCTTTACACAGTTAGTAGTTCACAAGCTTAGTGCTCCCATAAGCACTGTTGTCAGTAGCATTCGGCAAAAAATAATCTCACTGTGCAGTAACCATGCAGTAGTTTACAACTAGCTGGAGATCACAATGTACATTTAGAATCTCAAAGGGGTTCGATGTTTGCAACAGTGAGACCAAACCAGAAGTAAAATAAGTTGTACATTGGGCTGACATGTGCtaaatcaacagaaaaatgtgataatgttggtttgtctgtttgtcaatAAGTGCCTGCTTGCTAACGCTTTCATCTTAAAATCTTTCACGAGTCACTATATCGTGCaacagtgttgtgtttacagcGAGTGCCAAAACATGTTGTTTcttaaatggccacttgagtcTGGTCTCAAAAGTGAGTTAATCCCCATAGACAACGAGTTAAAGCCTGTTTTTGTCACTGAGGctcattttcctccttctgtAAAGGGttgaatttcttatttttacgCCTACTCCCTGAGTCTCCGCCTCTACCCCACCCATGCTTCACCCCTTTGACCAGTTTTGTTGATAATGAGGATGACAATGGCCAGAACCACCAAAATGAGCTTCAAAACTGGCTTATAACACGGAGTTCGTTCCATCTTTACATTCAGTCCATATCCCCACGTGACCCGTCTTCACTGTTGATATATATCATGTGAAAAGATCTTTACCTTAAGTTTTCCTACTTTCATAAAAGTACAAATACACCACAGCTGCAGTAACAGGAGCAAATACACGCCCATGTCAGGGAAATTTAATTGCCGCTTGCTGTGCTGTGTTTACTTTGGTCGGGCCACTCTGTGCAATGGCACATCTAATGTTGGAGCAAACATCAGCTGCGCAAGCTTTGTTGTACTTCATTATCCCTCCCACGCACGGCTCTGACTACTTGAAAAAAAGGCAACTGCAATTATATTAACTTCCACATGAAGGCAGCAAGAACGTCTGCAGTTTTAATCACACAATCTGTTGAttcttttaatcatttatacataaatatgtaAGTCACTGAACAGTCTCATCTGTAACATCTTTAATACGGTGTCACGAACGGTAGGAAACCAAAATGATTTCCTGTTTGTATTGACTTAAAAAATAGGAGACTAAATAAATGAGACAATCTGTGAATTAATGGGTGGAACTAACCCCAGAGAAAATGACACAGCAATAATGAGCCACTGCAGACGTTTATCCAGCAGGTGAAGCACGACGTGACTCGACTTACCTTTCTCTCCGCTGGTGAAAGCCCCTCTGAAGGACCCCCCCATGCGGATCTCTCCGTCTTGCAGGTCCTCCAGAGCCAGGTCCCGGACCGGGATTGGCTGTCGATACACCTGGAAGCAGCTCCTGTCGTTACGCGTCACCGGTCGGGTCAGAACCAGCAGCTCAGAGAACAGGAACACGTGCAGCCtctgaaacatgtgaaacaacAGCAAGAGAGTGTAGATTAAAAACGAGCTGCgcgaagataaaaaaaatagggagaataaataataataagaataaaaataaggagaaaaaataatgattctCACCGAGCCACTCTTGTGCCTCAGCTCGCCGTGACATAGTAGGATCTTACAGTTATCAATGAGGGGGTCACGCTGCTTGTCATCCAGAAACTCCAGTTTGTCGATGTAATACTGGCACTCAGACTCCCCTTTCCTCACATCAATATCAGCCAGGACCTCCTGGATTATAACGACCTGGATCGTAACACAAATGAGTAAGTGAAATGTGCTGTGAATTCAAGGTGTattaaactgaatgaattcaCGTTCTCCGCGTCGGCCACGTGACGAGCATAACGTACAGCCCTCTCCAGACTGGTGACATCTGGGTGATCGGGAGGAGTGTGTTTGAGAATCTCTCGCAGCAGCAGCGGGTATTTCACCAGGCGCGAGCGCGGGATGTCGAGGAAGCTCCACAGGTCCAGCTTCCTGCTGAAGGGCGACTCCAGACAGCGCTGCAGGAAGTCCTGCACCCGCCTGTCCTGCTTCTTCTGGTCCAGCAGGGCTTTGGCTGCAAGCTGGTTGCTGCAGTAGTTTCTGTAAGCGTTCAGGCCGGGCAgctgaggagatgaggagatgtGTGCACGGTtttaaaaacagaggaaaattCTCAGATTCGTCAAACAAACGAGATTTCTTAAATACTCGCTCAACGGCCATGAGacgtttctgtgtgtgattttgtcCTGCGAATATAATGAACTATAAGTGGGATGGA is part of the Mugil cephalus isolate CIBA_MC_2020 chromosome 10, CIBA_Mcephalus_1.1, whole genome shotgun sequence genome and encodes:
- the LOC125015577 gene encoding neuroepithelial cell-transforming gene 1 protein-like; its protein translation is MEESEEVGGMAVVNKKKKLRRIPSRTSTTSIISAAEPSPRTLRRNNSKKPPLQRGSSFTFLTPGTPWDFSLKRKRKEKDDDTVSLASFDLKEPSNKRVRPLAKVSSLVNLMSPSKNGAVRRFGQTIQSMSSRSDSKSPGMSLKSSRPTPTKRRNSTLWSETLDVHQKSTFSTKEIKRQEAIHELYRGEQDLIEDLQLARKAYHDPMLKLSIMTEEELAHIFGDLDAYIPLHEDLLMKLMEGTGSDGTISQIGQIVIDWLPGLNAYRNYCSNQLAAKALLDQKKQDRRVQDFLQRCLESPFSRKLDLWSFLDIPRSRLVKYPLLLREILKHTPPDHPDVTSLERAVVIIQEVLADIDVRKGESECQYYIDKLEFLDDKQRDPLIDNCKILLCHGELRHKSGSRLHVFLFSELLVLTRPVTRNDRSCFQVYRQPIPVRDLALEDLQDGEIRMGGSFRGAFTSGEKAKNVFRVRSLDPSHGQSHTLHVSDVYHKQQWLNCLRTAITQQQGAPARVQQVDSIPAKRRSSVCDEEPDENCPPVSGPKLRPQTLSKTRLDQRLQESVKRKETGV